A stretch of DNA from Methanobacterium sp. Maddingley MBC34:
TCTATATCCCCTGCCATGTGATGGGTTTCCACGAAGTAACTACGAACTGATTCCAGGGATGTTTTACTGTCATCAAAATTGAATCCATTTAATTTTAGTTCCTCCAGGAAGGTGCGACCAATCTGACGGGTGACCGAATAGGATCCTGTTCCAGCTATGGTCCAAAGTCCATGGGTAAGTCCCAGCACCATTACCAAAAGTGGATCCTTACCCCTGGGGGCCTGGATTTCTTTCCCCATTGGTTTGAAACTGGATTTATCTATACCACACCGGGGGCAAAGCCAATCGTTAGTTATGTCCTTGAAACTGGTTCCAGGTTCAATTCCACCTTCAGGATCTCCATTTTCTGGCTCGTAGATATAGTGACATATTTCACACTGGTAGTTCACGCTGTTCCTCCACTAAAAACATTAATTCACTTATTGATTCAAAAAAAGGAGTTAAAAAGAGGATTTAAAAGTACCTCTCCAGAATTCCTTTTAACATTCGGGCGTGGCGGGCTTCATCCCGGGAGCTTTCATCGAAGAAATCATGGGCAGGGTCGATGTCACATTCTTTGGCCTTTTTAGCTGCTGCTTTTTTCTCGTTGTTGGCCATAGTTTCCCCTTCCAGCATCATTTCCAGGTTTTCTTTTAGTGTGGGTTTGATTACCTCGTTCATTTCAGCAAAATGTGCTGCGTGCTCTGCTTCTTCCCAGGCCATGGTTTTTAGTACTTCTGCCACTTCTGGTAGTCCTTCTCTTTGTGCCAGTCTGGCCATGGCCAGGTACATTCCCACTTCCTGAGTTTCCCCACTGAAATT
This window harbors:
- a CDS encoding rubredoxin (PFAM: Rubredoxin) — encoded protein: MNYQCEICHYIYEPENGDPEGGIEPGTSFKDITNDWLCPRCGIDKSSFKPMGKEIQAPRGKDPLLVMVLGLTHGLWTIAGTGSYSVTRQIGRTFLEELKLNGFNFDDSKTSLESVRSYFVETHHMAGDIEYSISDDEVELKVKNCRFFPVCSQLESQGVLITTCPYTNTAAMAMEEATGYRFRISKETNGFGHQIRLKKVSKVK
- a CDS encoding rubrerythrin (PFAM: Rubrerythrin), with protein sequence MELINEHEIGICKGTDLEKLVAANFSGETQEVGMYLAMARLAQREGLPEVAEVLKTMAWEEAEHAAHFAEMNEVIKPTLKENLEMMLEGETMANNEKKAAAKKAKECDIDPAHDFFDESSRDEARHARMLKGILERYF